Below is a window of Chloroflexia bacterium SDU3-3 DNA.
GCAGCAAAATCAATAGAGATGGGGGTACTTGGGGACCATCATAATCCAAGCATCCCCGATTTGCAACTAGCAAAATCGCCGATTCATGTTTTTTTCATTAAAATCGCCTACAATGGTAGCGCCAGCAGCTGGCGACACCACAGGCCGGCACGAGCAAACTAGGCCTTTGGCAAGCCAAAAGCCTGCAAATAACAACATATGTGCTATAATCTGACGGGCAGCCCCGTTATGTTGATACCCCTATGGAGTGAGGAATGGCAAAGCGCACCACAACCGCCCGCAAGACAACCGGGAGCAAGGCCCGCAAGGCCGCGCCGCGCGCCCGCCAGAACTCGCTCCCGCCCCCGCCGCAGATCCAGCTCAGCCCCGAGCACCAGCGCGAGTTCTTCGCGCTGTTCCTGATCACCATCGCGGCAATCACCATTGTCTTCTATATCTCCGGCTCAAGCGGCATGATCGGCGAGACATGGATCAACACCACCCAGCACCTGCTGGGCTGGGGCTCGCTGCTCGTGCCGCTCTCGCTGGGGCTGCTGGGCATCGCCATCCTCTGGCAGGAGCGCCACGAGGATCTGAAGTTTACCGGCGCGACCATCGTGGGCACGCTGATGGTGCTGGCCGCGCTGCTGGTGCTGCTGGAGTTCACCATCGGCGTGCGCGACCAGACCCCCGACCCCACCGTGATCGACCAGCAGTTCCGCCAAGGCGGCGGGGCCGCAGGCTTTGTGCTGCTGGATGGCACGGCCAGCCTGATCGGCAGGCCCAGCGCCTTCATCCTCTGGTGCGTGGTGGGGCTGGCCGGGGTGATGCTCACCTTCAACATCACCCTGCGCGAGCTGGTGGTGGGCATGGGCGAGAGCATGGCGCGATTCTGGGCCACCGTATGGGGCGGCGCGGGCATGGCCACGGTGCACACCGTGGCCGATCCGATGCCCAAGCAGCTGCCCCAGCGCCAGCGCGCCCTGGCTGGGCCGCCGCCCTTCGTGCCGCCGCCCGGCGCAGCGGATGAGGACGAGATCGTGCCCACGCCGATCGCCGACCGCCCCACCCGCGCCAGCCTGTTCAACCGGCCCGAGGGCACCGCACGGCCCAAGCCCAAGGACATGCCCACCCCCAAGGAGGCCCAGAAGGCCCGCCCCGGCAAAAAGGGCGCGCCTGTGCCCGTGCCTACATCCTACAGCGAGAGCGTGCTGGACGAGCTGCTCTCCACCCCGGCCACGCCCAAGGGTACGCCGCCCGCCGCCGCCGAGACCGTGCAGGAGGCGCTGGATGGCTTCGATGTTCCCGCCGTGCACCAGGCCTGGCCGCTGCCCACCTTCGGCATGCTCGAAACCTACCCCGAGACCACCGTGAGCGTGGATGAGCTGAAGCACAAGGCCCGCCTGATCGAGGAGACCCTGCAGAGCTTCAAGGTCGAGGTGCAGGTGGTGGGCGTCAACACTGGCCCGGCGGTCACCCAATTCGAGCTGCAGCCCGCCGTGGGCGTGAAGGTGAGCAAGATCACCACGCTGGAAAAAGATCTGCAGCTGGCCCTGGCCGCATCCTCGCTGCGCATCGAGGCCCCCATCCCAGGAAAGAACACCATCGGCATCGAAATCCCCAACTCGCAGATCTCTATGGTGAGCCTGCGCGAGGTGATGGAGAGCAGCGAGTTCGACCGATCCAAGCACAAGCTCAAGCTGCCGCTGGGCAAGGATGTCTCTGGCTCGGCGGTGATCGCAGGCATGGAGCGCATGCCCCACCTGCTGGTGGCCGGCGCGACTGGCTCGGGCAAGTCGGTGGCGGTGAACTCGTTTGTCTGCGCGCTGCTGCTCAAGCACACGCCCGAAGACCTCAAGTTCATCATGGTCGACCCCAAAATGGTCGAGCTGATCGTCTACAACAGCATCCCGCACCTGCTCTCGCCAGTCGTCACCGAGCTAGAGCGGGTGGTGCCCACGCTCAAGTGGGCCGTGCGCGAGATGGAGCGGCGCTACAAGGTGTTCGCCAAGTACGGCTTCCGCAACCTCGACAGCTACCGCCAGGCCGCCCGCAAGCGCGCCGACCTAGAGCCGATGCCCTTTATCGTGATCATCATCGACGAGCTGGCCGACCTGATGATGATGGCCCCCGACGAGGTGGAGACCCTGATCTGCCGCCTGGCCCAGATGGCCCGCGCCACCGGCATCCACCTGATCATCGCCACGCAGCGCCCCTCGGTGGATGTAGTCACCGGCCTGATCAAGGCCAACTTCCCCTCGCGCATCGCCTTCGCCGTCACCTCGCAGATCGACTCGCGCGTCATCCTCGACAGCCAGGGCGCCGAGCAGCTGCTTGGGCGTGGCGACGCGCTCTACCTCGCGGTAGATGGCTCGAAGCCCGTGCGCGTGCAGGGCACCTTTGTGTCGGACAGCGAGGTGGAGAAGATCGTGGATTTCTGGCGGATGGCCCAGCCGCCCAAGCAGGAGGAGAGCGACGCGGGCGAGAAGAAGGCCGACAGCGCGGCGGGCGGCGCGGCGGCAGGCCTGGGCGAGTTCCTCACCGTGGATGAGCAGGATGTGCTGCTGCCCGCCGCAATCAAGCTGGTGAAGCAGCACACCCGCGCGTCGGCCTCGCTGCTCCAGCGGCGGCTGCGCATCGGCTACTCGAAGGCCGCGCAGCTGATCGACCTGCTGGAGCAGCAGGGCATCGTCGGCCCGCCCGACGACGGGCGCTCGCGCGAGGTGCTGGTGCGCGGCGACGACGCCTAGATAATCTCGATCCCGCGCCCGTAGGCCTTGCGGAACAGCGCGGTGCGCCGGTTGGCCTCCCAGATCTCCACCGACGCATCGCCCAGCGCGGTGGTGTAGAGCCGCACTGGATCGCCGATCTCCACGCGGATCTGCTGGATGACCTGGCACTTGCGCCGCTCTAGGTGCTCGGCGATCCGCAGCAGCGCGGCCAGCTTGGCGATCC
It encodes the following:
- a CDS encoding DNA translocase FtsK, producing MAKRTTTARKTTGSKARKAAPRARQNSLPPPPQIQLSPEHQREFFALFLITIAAITIVFYISGSSGMIGETWINTTQHLLGWGSLLVPLSLGLLGIAILWQERHEDLKFTGATIVGTLMVLAALLVLLEFTIGVRDQTPDPTVIDQQFRQGGGAAGFVLLDGTASLIGRPSAFILWCVVGLAGVMLTFNITLRELVVGMGESMARFWATVWGGAGMATVHTVADPMPKQLPQRQRALAGPPPFVPPPGAADEDEIVPTPIADRPTRASLFNRPEGTARPKPKDMPTPKEAQKARPGKKGAPVPVPTSYSESVLDELLSTPATPKGTPPAAAETVQEALDGFDVPAVHQAWPLPTFGMLETYPETTVSVDELKHKARLIEETLQSFKVEVQVVGVNTGPAVTQFELQPAVGVKVSKITTLEKDLQLALAASSLRIEAPIPGKNTIGIEIPNSQISMVSLREVMESSEFDRSKHKLKLPLGKDVSGSAVIAGMERMPHLLVAGATGSGKSVAVNSFVCALLLKHTPEDLKFIMVDPKMVELIVYNSIPHLLSPVVTELERVVPTLKWAVREMERRYKVFAKYGFRNLDSYRQAARKRADLEPMPFIVIIIDELADLMMMAPDEVETLICRLAQMARATGIHLIIATQRPSVDVVTGLIKANFPSRIAFAVTSQIDSRVILDSQGAEQLLGRGDALYLAVDGSKPVRVQGTFVSDSEVEKIVDFWRMAQPPKQEESDAGEKKADSAAGGAAAGLGEFLTVDEQDVLLPAAIKLVKQHTRASASLLQRRLRIGYSKAAQLIDLLEQQGIVGPPDDGRSREVLVRGDDA